The nucleotide window TAAGTATGATTCGGAGAGGGGCTCTGCGCCGATTGTCGTGGCCAAGGGCCAAGACCTTATTGCTAAGCGGATCAAGGAAATTGCAGGCGAAAACAATGTTCCCATTGTTGAAAATGTCCAGTTGGCCCGAGCGCTGTATGCTTCGGTTGAGATCGGTGACGAGATTCCAGCCGAACTCTACCAGGCAGTGGCTGAGATTCTTGCTTATGTATACAAACTCAGCAAGAAGCTGGCTAGATAGTCAAAAAGTTGAGCGCTTTCCGACTGACTTATTAAGGTGAATAATGGCTGTAGCAGTTCCACAACAACAGGATAAGTCTTCCTCGCCGCTTGGTGCGATGAGTCGTCACAGTGATGTGATGATTGCGGGCGTGGCGGTTATGATCGTCGGAATGATGATCCTGCCGCTGCCGCACTGGGTATTGGACATGCTGCTTTGCGCGAATATTGCACTTGCGCTCTCAATTCTACTCGTCTCGATGTATACCTCTGAGCCTTTGCAATTCAGCTCGTTTCCATCGCTGCTGCTGATGACGACGCTTTTCAGATTATCTCTAAACATATCCGCAACCAGGCTTATTCTGCTGCATGCTGATGCCGGTGCTGTTATATCCGCATTTGGTTCGGTCGTGGTCGGCGGTAACTACGTTGTCGGTATAGTTGTTTTCATAATCTTGATCATAATTCAGTTTGTGGTTATCACAAATGGTGCGGGACGTGTCGCTGAAGTCGCCGCGAGGTTTACGTTGGACGCTATGCCCGGCAAGCAGATGGCAATTGACGCCGATCTCAACGCTGGAATCATTGATGAAAAAGAAGCACAGCGTCGACGAAAAAATGTGGGGCGCGAAGCCGATTTCTACGGAGCCATGGACGGCGCCACCAAATTTGTGCGTGGTGATGCTATTGCGGCTATAATAATGATCATCGTGAACATCCTCGGTGGGTTTGCCGTGGGTATCGCCCAGCACGGGATGGACATAATGCAGGCTCTGCAGACTTATACGCTGCTGACCGTTGGTGAAGGTCTGGTCACTCAGATTCCTGCGTTGCTCATCTCTACTGCTACAGGTTTGATGGTAACTAAGAACGGTTCTGAGAAGAGTCTTGGCTTGGAACTTATGACCCAGATATTCTCCAGACCTAAAGCTATCGCAATAACGGCCACTGTTTTTGGTGTGCTTGTGATCGTGCCGGGAATGCCTAAAATTCCACTGCTTTCGGCTGCCGGGCTTGCCGGATTGGTCGCCTATTTCCTGGCTCAGAATGAGAAGCAGACTGCCATTGATGCGGCTAAGGCAAAGGCATTGAAAGCGGCTGCTCCAGCGCCCACTAACCCTGAGTCGATGACCGATCTGATTGGTGTCGATCCTTTGGCTTTGGAAGTCGGTTACGGCCTGATCCCGCTTGCCGATCCCAAACAGGGCGGTGAACTGCTTGACCGCATCACTATGATTCGCAAGCAGGCAGTTATGGACATGGGCGTTCTGGTTCCGGCTATTAGGGTTCGTGATAATGTCCAGCTCGGTGCCAACGAGTATGTACTAAAACTACGCGGCACTGAAATTGCGCGTGGGGAGGTTTTCCTCAATCAATATCTCGCCATGAACCCGGGTGGGGCTACTGAGAAGCTCAACGGGATAGATACGGTCGAACCTGCGTTCAATCTTCCAGCCACCTGGATATCGGAGTCTCAGAAGATGTTTGCTGAAGTTGCGGGATACACTGTTGTCGATCCGACGACTGTTCTAGTCACGCATCTTACCGAACTTGTCCGCAAGCATGCTGCGCAACTGCTCACCAGGCAGGAGACACAGCAGTTGATTGACGCCGCTAAAGAAGAGGCTCCGACTGTGGTGAGTGAGCTTATACCAGAAGTCATGGGTGTTGGCGATGTTCAGAAAGTATTGCAGAACCTGCTCGCTGAGCGAGTCTCAATTCGCGATATCGTTGCCATACTCGAATCACTGGCCGACTTTGCGGGAGCCACCAAAGATACTGATATTCTGACGGAATACACGCGCCAGCGTCTTGCGCTTGCGATCTGCAGGCAGCATCAGGGTCCGGACGGCAAGATTTCCGTGTTTGGCCTGCATCCGAGTGTGGAGCAGATAATCACTGATAACATCAGGCAGACCGAGCTTGGAGCACGGTTGATTCTGGATCCAAGCCTGGTACAGGAATTGCTATCTGCTATACGTGTTCAGGTAGAGAACCTGACTGAGCGGGGATTTACTCCCATTGCACTGTGCTCCCCAAGGACGAGGATGCACTTGCGGGGACTGGTTGAGCAATCATTCTCCAATCTTACGGTTCTCTCATATGCGGAGATCGCACCTGATATCAATGTTGACTCTATAGGAATGGTGAAGCTTAAAAATGCGAATTAAGACCTTTGAGGCTCCGACGATGCAGGAAGCGCTCGTACTTGCCAAGATGGAACTTGGCGAGGATGCGGTGGTGCTCAATACCAAGCATGTAAAGGCCGGAGGGCTGCTTGGCCTGGGTGGACATGGAAAAGTGGAGCTTATGGCCGCCATTGAAGATATAGCGGAGAGTGGAGAGCAGAGAGCAGAGAGTACGGATATGCAGATGCCTCGATTCCAAGGCGAAGCGGCTGAGCCGAAGCCTGTAATGCAGGCTCCACAAACAATCCCGTCTGCAGCACCGCTAGCCGCAAAGCTCTATGGCACAACAGCCGTCGCAACAGACGGTGGGTCTGAGATTGGTCAACTTCGCTCTGAACTAAAAGAACTCAGCGCAGTTGTGGAAAGGCTTCTGGCAGGGCAGTCGATTCAAAGCCCATCCATAAGCCAGGATAAACCTCTTCTAATCAGATGTGGAGTAGATGAGGGGATAGCGCGAGGAGTGCTTTCCGATCTGCTTTCAATAGAGGACCCTACTCAGCTTGCCTCTATGCTTGCTGCAAAGATGCAGGGATTTGCAACACCGCTGGTGCTTGATAGACGTCAGGTGATCGCAGTCGTCGGGCCGACCGGTGTGGGGAAAACCACCACACTGGCGAAACTTGCCGCAAAGTTCTCTCTGGAGCAAGGCAAGAAAGTCGCGCTGGTTACGGCAGATACATACAGAATCGGCGCTGTGGAGCAGCTACGCACTTATGCCAGAATTATGGGCGTGCCATTGGAAATTGCTCTTTCACCTGAAGAAGTGACTGCCGATGTTGCCAAGCACCAGGACAAAGACGTTGTGCTTATCGACACGGTCGGGCGAAGCCAGCGCAGTGACGAGCATCTTCAGGAACTAAAAGCATTTGTGGATGCCGCATCGCCGACCGAGACGCATCTTGTTATAGCAGCGTCGCTGGCGCCTGAGATTCAGCAAGAGGCAGTGGAAAAGTTCAAGGTCCTCTCGCCTACCAGACTTATAATCACAAAGCTGGATGAATCGCCCAGCAGAGGGTGTGTAGTTAATCTGCCTCTGCGGACTGGGCTTGGTATTTCATGCCTCACGGCGGGGCAGAATGTCCCACAGGACATAGATTTTGCCGATGCGGGCAAGATTGCCCGAGTAGTGTTGGAGGTTGTTTGATGCTTGATCAGGCCGAGGCTTTAAGGGAGCTTGTTCGAGACAGGGTTATGTGCTGCGGGTCAAATTTACGGCCACCAAAGCTCTATACTATAGCCGTAACAAGCGGTAAGGGTGGGGTAGGTAAGACCAGCATTGCTGTAAATCTTGCGCTGCTGCTTGCTCGTTCAGGAAGACGTGTGCGGCTGGTGGATGCAGATTTCGGTTTGTCCAACGCCGAAGTGCTGCTGGGTATTGCACCGAAATATACTCTCAATGATGTGCTTCGCGGCAAAGTCGATGCGTCCGACGCATGGAGTGACGGCCCCGAGGGTTTGAAACTGCTTTCGTCGGGATCGGGTTTGGAGGATATGGCGAACCTTGATGGGCAGGCAGGAGTCAGCCTGATTGATTTCGTTCTCAGGACGGCCACTGACGGTGAGATAGTCATAATAGACACTTCACCCGGAATCAGCGAGTCAGTCTCCTCAATCTTAGCATTTGCGGATGAGGTAATGGTAGTGACCACGCCTGAGCCGACATCCATTACCGATTCGTATGCTGCGATGAAAGTGCTGGTTTCCAGGCTTCCCGATGCTCAAATTACGCTTGTCGCCAACTGCTGCGCATCTCCCGCGCAAGCGAGCGCAGTCGCCGACGGATTGAAGAATGTATGTGAGCGATTTCTTGGCAGGAGCTTTCAGAGATATGAATATCTGCCCAGTGACGGCACTGTAGGGTGGGCGATCCGCACGCAGAAGCCTCTAGTGCTCTCATCACCGCAGTGTGCGGTTGGGCCTTGGCTAAGGAAGATGGCGATCAAGTTGGACGACAGGATTCGCAGGCGCGAGTTTATATCGGCTCCTATGGAAATGGAACTGGTAGGGGTGTAGGATGATCCAGTCCGTGTGGAAGCTGATAAGCCTGCTGATCGGGCTGGTTGTGTTCCTCAGTGTCGGCATGGTGTTGTGGCTGGCCGGTGAGGATCTGATATGGATTGTTATAAAGTCCATAGGTGCATTCTTTGTTTGTTGGATTGTCTTGGGCCAGCTAGGCGGTATGCTGGTGGCAGTGTTGAAAAGCTCAACTCAGCAAGAAGAAGATGCTGAGTCACAAGAGTCATAAGAAGTAATCAGAGAGGTTGATTGACCATGGTTCAGCGAGAGAAGCTGTGGCGGGAGTACAAACAAAATGGAAGTGAACAGGCAAGGGACGGCCTCATCACCGAGTACGCCTACCTGGCGAAATACGCCGTAGACCGTCTCAACCTGTCGCCTTCGGGCGCATTGGGCTATGATGACCTGATCGGTCATGCAGTCATTGGGCTAATTGACGCAATCGAGAAGTTCGACCCCGAGCGCAATGTCAAATTTGAGACCTATGCGCTGACTCGAATCCGGGGCGAAGTGATCGATATCATCAGAAGCTTGGACTGGACCCCCAGGTCTGTGCGAAGAAATGAGACAATTCTTCGTGACGCGTATGCCCGGCTAGAAATGCAGTACAAGCGCCCGCCAACTGATTCTGAGGTTTCCCAGTATCTTGAGATCGAAGTTACGGAGCTTGAGAAGATGCTTGCTGATGTCGGTCAATCGGCTTTGC belongs to Armatimonadota bacterium and includes:
- the flhA gene encoding flagellar biosynthesis protein FlhA, which gives rise to MAVAVPQQQDKSSSPLGAMSRHSDVMIAGVAVMIVGMMILPLPHWVLDMLLCANIALALSILLVSMYTSEPLQFSSFPSLLLMTTLFRLSLNISATRLILLHADAGAVISAFGSVVVGGNYVVGIVVFIILIIIQFVVITNGAGRVAEVAARFTLDAMPGKQMAIDADLNAGIIDEKEAQRRRKNVGREADFYGAMDGATKFVRGDAIAAIIMIIVNILGGFAVGIAQHGMDIMQALQTYTLLTVGEGLVTQIPALLISTATGLMVTKNGSEKSLGLELMTQIFSRPKAIAITATVFGVLVIVPGMPKIPLLSAAGLAGLVAYFLAQNEKQTAIDAAKAKALKAAAPAPTNPESMTDLIGVDPLALEVGYGLIPLADPKQGGELLDRITMIRKQAVMDMGVLVPAIRVRDNVQLGANEYVLKLRGTEIARGEVFLNQYLAMNPGGATEKLNGIDTVEPAFNLPATWISESQKMFAEVAGYTVVDPTTVLVTHLTELVRKHAAQLLTRQETQQLIDAAKEEAPTVVSELIPEVMGVGDVQKVLQNLLAERVSIRDIVAILESLADFAGATKDTDILTEYTRQRLALAICRQHQGPDGKISVFGLHPSVEQIITDNIRQTELGARLILDPSLVQELLSAIRVQVENLTERGFTPIALCSPRTRMHLRGLVEQSFSNLTVLSYAEIAPDINVDSIGMVKLKNAN
- the flhF gene encoding flagellar biosynthesis protein FlhF, with amino-acid sequence MRIKTFEAPTMQEALVLAKMELGEDAVVLNTKHVKAGGLLGLGGHGKVELMAAIEDIAESGEQRAESTDMQMPRFQGEAAEPKPVMQAPQTIPSAAPLAAKLYGTTAVATDGGSEIGQLRSELKELSAVVERLLAGQSIQSPSISQDKPLLIRCGVDEGIARGVLSDLLSIEDPTQLASMLAAKMQGFATPLVLDRRQVIAVVGPTGVGKTTTLAKLAAKFSLEQGKKVALVTADTYRIGAVEQLRTYARIMGVPLEIALSPEEVTADVAKHQDKDVVLIDTVGRSQRSDEHLQELKAFVDAASPTETHLVIAASLAPEIQQEAVEKFKVLSPTRLIITKLDESPSRGCVVNLPLRTGLGISCLTAGQNVPQDIDFADAGKIARVVLEVV
- a CDS encoding MinD/ParA family protein, giving the protein MLDQAEALRELVRDRVMCCGSNLRPPKLYTIAVTSGKGGVGKTSIAVNLALLLARSGRRVRLVDADFGLSNAEVLLGIAPKYTLNDVLRGKVDASDAWSDGPEGLKLLSSGSGLEDMANLDGQAGVSLIDFVLRTATDGEIVIIDTSPGISESVSSILAFADEVMVVTTPEPTSITDSYAAMKVLVSRLPDAQITLVANCCASPAQASAVADGLKNVCERFLGRSFQRYEYLPSDGTVGWAIRTQKPLVLSSPQCAVGPWLRKMAIKLDDRIRRREFISAPMEMELVGV
- a CDS encoding FliA/WhiG family RNA polymerase sigma factor, whose amino-acid sequence is MVQREKLWREYKQNGSEQARDGLITEYAYLAKYAVDRLNLSPSGALGYDDLIGHAVIGLIDAIEKFDPERNVKFETYALTRIRGEVIDIIRSLDWTPRSVRRNETILRDAYARLEMQYKRPPTDSEVSQYLEIEVTELEKMLADVGQSALLSLDEMIASGGDILARGDSEFDDPASCAERADQKRLLVKSIDELPEREKQVVALYYYENLTQKEIAAVLGVTESRVCQIHTKAVLRLSGKLSRTSACFAMAA